The Styela clava chromosome 2, kaStyClav1.hap1.2, whole genome shotgun sequence genome contains a region encoding:
- the LOC120336720 gene encoding protein O-mannose kinase-like, with protein MNGHHWRSIGTQFNILESIGQVKNTMIAMSSPYERELNTSPTKKLNVFEGIRYLSGFLCRRFRNALLIILISLFFILIHCNIENKWTQKYAPTKVSVNNLKKRTFGRAILTREHIMSATRNDSFSTKSVFITSTKPRNTLSQKFKHSPQRGNSDEITLSAVSSAPVLRSATIESTTKRSNVEYTSLSSTEIKSNTETKVSSKYEVNDKKYHKNWLTAYTTGLPENLHYLLETLLLRDFAVGDNFSVSTDDRTNRVPPCKRGYFRLNGMRSCHKWLQCEETSKIVGDELYGSGVGKIIQAAKWRNMYDVAVVSLRKDRIKYKWFVRRVQSGVNNMLMVQPSPYATQVVGYCEKGNTTVMVMEACKQGNFRSFYCGGKFRQLPVIQKFQFAIQMVAQFDYLHRGLGLPRVHCDLHTVMQAFGQYVVSNDGRLFLSDLDEIPQINRENNSFPTCECEPMGIMSQPEFLAPEIRYTQLEFNDGVSRKPVTEAADVWKIPDLTANILFSVKGHRSFEIYKLMEYHLSPDLQEIHDKCKKRNPNDRPNSREVLIRYLEVYEKLLKDKRKR; from the exons ATGAATGGGCATCATTGGAGATCTATAGGAACCCAATTCAACATATTGGAATCTATTGGCCAG GTTAAAAACACAATGATAGCAATGTCATCTCCATATGAGAGAGAGTTGAATACATCACCAACAAAAAAACTGAACGTTTTTGAAGGTATTCGTTATCTTTCGGGATTCCTCTGTCGTCGATTCCGCAACGCGCTTCTTATTATATTAATTAGTCTATTTTTCATTCTCATTCACTGCAACATTGAAAACAAATGGACCCAGAAATATGCACCTACTAAAGTATCGGTGAATAATTTGAAGAAGCGAACGTTTGGCCGCGCCATATTGACTAGAGAGCATATTATGTCTGCTACAAGAAATGATAGTTTTTCTACGAAGTCAGTTTTTATTACATCAACGAAACCTCGAAATACCCTTTCTCAAAAATTCAAACATTCACCGCAAAGAGGAAACAGCGATGAAATTACTCTAAGTGCGGTATCTTCAGCGCCTGTATTACGTAGTGCGACAATTGAATCCACAACAAAAAGAAGCAATGTTGAATATACATCACTCAGCTCAAcagaaataaaatcaaatacgGAGACAAAAGTTTCATCTAAATATGAAGTCAAcgataaaaaatatcacaaaaactGGTTAACGGCTTACACGACAGGTTTGCCTGAAAATCTTCACTATTTACTCGAGACTTTACTTCTGAGGGATTTTGCAGTCGGAGATAATTTTTCGGTATCAACTGACGATCGGACAAATAGAGTTCCTCCGTGTAAGCGGGGATACTTCAGATTAAACGGAATGCGATCTTGTCACAAATGGCTTCAATGCGAGGAAACATCAAAAATCGTAGGAGATGAATTGTACGGCAGCGGGGTTGGAAAAATT ATTCAAGCTGCTAAATGGCGGAACATGTACGATGTTGCGGTGGTCAGTTTACGTAAAGATCGAATAAAGTACAAATGGTTTGTTCGACGAGTACAATCTGGTGtaaacaacatgctgatggttCAACCTAGTCCGTATGCAACACAG GTTGTTGGATATTGCGAGAAAGGCAACACGACAGTAATGGTCATGGAAGCCTGCAAACAAGGCAATTTCCGTTCTTTCTACTGTGGGGGAAAGTTTCGTCAACTGCCTGTGATACAGAAATTCCAGTTTGCAATACAAATGGTCGCACAGTTTGATTATTTGCACAGAGGACTGGGATTGCCCAGAGTTCACTGCGATCTACATACCGTGATGCAG GCATTCGGACAATATGTTGTAAGTAACGATGGACGATTGTTTTTGAGCGATCTTGATGAAATTCCACAAATCAATCGAGAAAACAACTCATTTCCAACTTGCGA ATGTGAGCCAATGGGCATCATGAGCCAACCGGAATTTTTGGCTCCAGAAATAAGATACACTCAACTAGAATTTAATGACGGAGTATCTCGCAAGCCTGTAACGGAAGCTGCGGACGTTTGGAAGATTCCGGATCTTACGGCCAATATCTTGTTTTCCGTGAAGGGTCACAGATCCtttgaaatttacaaattgatGGAATACCATCTGAGTCCAGATCTGCAGGAAATACACGATAAATGTAAAAAGCGCAATCCGAACGATAGACCAAATTCGAGGGAAGTTTTAATTCGTTATCTCGAGGTTTACGAAAAGTTATTAAAAGACAAACGTAAAAGATGA
- the LOC120336736 gene encoding zinc finger FYVE domain-containing protein 21-like produces the protein MDEIKGKKLTKSTSGLRMIPTGEKYASPFALEEPMWMPDRETKKCVGCKQVFDFLNRKHHCRRCGKCYCNRCCSNSINLQRMYFVDPVRQCYECAVISKKEQEFYERGLKVLMAGTIQNIVEETHNNDRTDLGNYLCRLSADYRYIEFSSNESQTQDKESLPRNVLLSKVTGAQILTDSQSESLNTKVATGLELKYKDEYDSAVAHHIILHPVDQKASMPWLIAAHKALKMIFESKAQSRIQ, from the exons ATGGATGaaataaaaggaaaaaaattaacaaaatccACCAGTGGATTACGAATGATTCCAACTGGTGAAAAATATGCAAGTCCTTTCGCTCTCGAAGAACCGATGTGGATGCCAGATAGAGAG ACCAAGAAATGTGTTGGATGTAAACAAGTATTTGATTTCCTTAATAGGAAG CACCACTGTCGTCGTTGTGGAAAATGTTACTGCAATCGATGTTGTTCAAATTCTATAAATCTACAGAGAATGTACTTTGTTGATCCAGTCAGACAATGCTATGAATGTGCTGTTATATCCAAGAAAGAACAAGAATTTTATGAAAGAGGCTTGAAAGTGTTAATGGCTG GAACCATACAGAACATTGTGGAGGAAACGCATAATAATGACAGGACAGATTTGGGCAATTATTTATGCCGTTTATCAGCGGATTACAG ATACATCGAGTTTTCATCGAATGAATCACAAACACAAGATAAGGAATCCTTGCCAAGAAATGTTTTGTTGAGTAAAGTAACTGGAGCACAAATATTGACAGATTCACAATCAG AGTCTCTTAACACAAAAGTTGCAACAGGATTAGAATTGAAATATAAAGATGAATATGACAGTGCTGTTGCCCATCATATCATTCTACATCCTGTGGATCAGAAAGCATCAATGCCTTGGTTGATTGCAGCCCATAAG GCTCTCAAGATGATATTTGAATCAAAAGCTCAAAGCAGAATCCAGTGA
- the LOC120336733 gene encoding uncharacterized protein LOC120336733: MKSVQGDMSFDHARLIKALNNPEMAYDLGVISQLIYKNSRAHRCQKYFQALKKIDRHMHEFHSLKLSQYFKTMRSKQGEEMGKDTQFILRFAIQLLKEVENNCLETVKSCLPQINLERFISLHTLHINVVSNIWKHVKELITELETWLKTRDPIESSQTRNGISMEESIQHKRKIGSESPFGAPLTVTTVEPLVDLGEVISRDDSLINQNLTPAKDTNTNLNFPMSENEDVVMRTPIDLNKSSRRYSNSPLRWRPYHFNFLKHCFHHAKRKSCGLDF; the protein is encoded by the exons ATGAAGTCAGTACAAGGCGATATGTCTTTTGACCATGCCAGGTTAATTAAAGCTTTAAATAATCCTGAAATGGCGTATGATTTGGGTGTAATTTCACAATTAATCTACAAAAACAGCAGAGCACATCGatgtcaaaaatatttccaagcACTAAAGAAAATTGATCGCCACATGCATGAATTTCATTCACTCAAGCTTTCACAGTATTTTAAAACAATGAG ATCTAAGCAAGGTGAAGAGATGGGCAAAGATACACAATTTATTTTGAGATTTGCTATTCAATTATTGAAAGAAGTGGAAAACAATTGCTTAGAAACTGTGAA gtcATGTCTGCCACAAATTAATTTGGAAAGATTTATTTCCCTTCACACTCTGCACATAAATGTTGTCAGTAATATTTGGAAACACGTAAAGGAACTCATCACAGAACTGGAAACATG GTTAAAGACTAGAGACCCAATAGAATCATCCCAAACTCGTAATGGAATTTCAATGGAAGAATCTATTCAGCACAAACGAAAAATAGGCTCCGAGAGTCCATTTGGCGCACCACTGACTGTTACGACAGTGGAGCCATTAGTTGATTTAGGTGAAGTGATATCAAGAGACGACTCGCtcataaatcaaaatttaactCCTGCAAAGGATACCAATACAAATTTAAACTTCCCTATGTCAGAAAACGAGGATGTAGTAATGAGAACTCCTATCGACTTGAATAAGTCAAGCAGACGATATTCAAACTCTCCATTACGCTGGAGACCCTACCATTTCAATTTTCTGAAACACTGTTTTCATCATGCGAAACGGAAGAGCTGTGGActagatttttga